In Aerococcus loyolae, a genomic segment contains:
- a CDS encoding aspartate-semialdehyde dehydrogenase produces the protein MTKKYNIAIVGATGAVGEQLRYLLAQSKIPYDKVRLLASSRSAGKELSVGDEKYTVEELTADSFEGIDIAFFSAGGDRSKEFAPKAVEAGAVVVDNTSAYRMDEDTPLIVPEVNQEAMDNHHGLIANPNCSTIQMVMALRPIEKAFGLKRVIVSTYQAVSGAGTRAVLEMENQFRDILSGDEIDEPKILPVAGDEKHYQMAFNVLAQIDKFQDNHYTFEEMKMTNETKKILGRPDLPVSATCVRVPVVKGHAESVYIEIDRDDVTIEDLMAVLDQADNVIVEDDVKQQVYPQPVKAVNRPETFVGRIRQDLDVKNGFHLWIVSDNLWKGAAYNSIEIAETLIARDLI, from the coding sequence ATGACAAAGAAATATAATATCGCTATTGTGGGTGCGACCGGAGCTGTGGGCGAACAACTCCGTTACTTATTAGCGCAATCCAAGATCCCTTATGACAAGGTGCGTTTACTGGCTTCTAGCCGTTCTGCTGGAAAAGAATTAAGCGTGGGCGATGAAAAATATACTGTAGAAGAATTAACTGCTGATTCTTTTGAGGGTATCGATATTGCCTTTTTCTCAGCTGGTGGCGATCGGTCTAAAGAATTTGCTCCTAAGGCGGTTGAAGCTGGAGCAGTTGTGGTGGATAACACCAGCGCCTACCGGATGGATGAAGACACTCCTTTGATTGTCCCAGAGGTTAACCAAGAAGCCATGGATAACCACCACGGTCTCATCGCCAATCCGAACTGTTCAACCATTCAAATGGTGATGGCCTTAAGACCAATCGAAAAGGCTTTTGGCTTAAAGCGGGTCATTGTGTCAACCTATCAAGCGGTTTCTGGTGCAGGGACTCGGGCTGTTCTAGAAATGGAAAATCAATTCCGTGATATCTTATCCGGTGATGAAATTGATGAACCTAAAATTTTACCGGTCGCTGGTGATGAAAAACATTATCAAATGGCCTTCAATGTCCTAGCGCAAATTGATAAGTTCCAAGACAACCACTATACCTTTGAAGAAATGAAAATGACCAATGAAACTAAGAAAATCTTAGGTCGTCCTGATTTACCGGTTTCAGCAACCTGCGTTCGAGTACCGGTCGTTAAGGGTCACGCCGAATCCGTTTATATCGAAATTGACCGTGATGATGTGACCATTGAGGACTTGATGGCTGTTTTAGACCAAGCCGATAATGTGATTGTGGAAGATGACGTAAAGCAACAAGTCTATCCGCAACCCGTTAAGGCAGTTAACCGTCCTGAGACCTTTGTGGGACGGATTCGTCAAGACCTGGATGTGAAGAATGGCTTCCATCTATGGATCGTTTCCGATAATTTATGGAAGGGTGCGGCTTATAATTCCATCGAGATTGCCGAAACCTTAATTGCTCGGGATTTGATCTAA